The genomic DNA ttttgtgttgtgtgacattaacgtttgagcaacgttgagttattgatatattgttattgctctgcactatttcgagtgttactatattgtgattgcactaacatttgatttaccgtaacagtatcactgttttttacgtgtttattgaatcagggaaaagttcccctccactacgtgatataaatgttgcaccacatgttataccttgctgttgttaaaagataaacaaaccacgtcactgactttacctcaggGAAAATaataaatcagctgtttattcattttgggagtgaacagagttgtcagaacgctggtttgtaatctattaataaagtttgactgacctatctgactgttttgttgacattccctttagcgcagctccatctaatggatgcataggtgcgccttatatatgaacaaagttttgaaatatgccattcattgaaggtgcgccttataatccggtgcaccttatagtgcggaaaatacggaacATAATtacccttacaagaaataacaggaatataggaaacttcacatGCGGTATCTAAaatccagtatgtatttcacagtcccctaacctgactctcgccagatccttgtagttcgctgagctccacacaaggatctgggacttctcaataggagatgtatttcagaagtcGGGGCCTTGTAAAActatcattgtatgtgattggataaaccacttgtccgctaTCTTGAATGACGagctacttcaaccactcgcatcgaaatcaacctgtgacgctgatgagagcgacgctgggaaatccaaaacagaacagccgacatattggataacgacaaagCGAAAAGTAAGGGAACTTTTACTGAAAAAACACAGCAATGTCAGATGATCCATGTCGCAAAACAGTtccaatagcagaatcaatgtcagcacacgactcctcgctgcatgcccccattgttgtttgaatcaaacagtcgcttcggcactACGTTACATCTATGatatcccgcccggcgatcctgattggttcattattttttttgccatcttgaaggagtttgcaatgccctcgagcccagatccttgtgtggagctcagcgaactacacatcgacaatatttcaattaaattctgctcaatattatttttgatttataccgtaagataaagaataataataataataattaataataataataataatactttaatttaacataacttaactttataccaaaagcactgctttggaaatcatttgtacccctttcagagatcacatttagttccccttaaacgtcctcatgttgcacaatgaaatgtaagcataggatgaagtgtgcattcctgtaactttctttagtaacagcattccatgattactataaataaattaacattaataataaatgacagtaaaataagcacacgtatgactgaggagtcatagtgtaactttgtgtggtgtttgagttgtccgactttttgtgtggccataaacgcaccagtggtttagtgctatgcgtgttggtgacagatgacaagttggttttggcctggtttgtacggcagaaaataactactttttcgagatagaagtgttttactcatgttttttggtgtggttatggccgaacataaacagttttgctcaataaagtgatcgatataattcctggcctcgaagcatctcgatagacgttacaataattgaatggtgttgacgaacaccgttagggccgcttgttgtcactgtcactcaatgttgcattgcaaaattacacagaataaatgtgtttattttgtttagaattcagatgggatttgatttggtgcgcggcatatatttgctgtgcgcagaggacgcttgagcagtgcgcagttgcgcaggcgcgcaccttagagggaacgttgcttggcagtccatgtcttgttgaaaacacggcatttgtcatcaacttttctctttttagcgtctcgggtgttaaccgtgcatcacttgtcgctgtgcaccttcactcacaggttacacacggacatacgcccataaataacacttttcaaaatagaaGCAGCAGCAGTtttattgcgcgcacgacatagatgttttttcaactttattttgtaatttgtgattgcagctgttcacattcactcacaaccacgcacgcgcatacgtccacacggaagtaatacaaataacgcttttcaaaacaaaagcagcaccgttgtattgcacactcgacatagatactttttaaaatgtattttgtaatttatgattggcctcacgcgggccggacagggacgcacaaagggccggatgtggcccgtgggccgcagaatgccagGTCTggtttagtctcttacgtgaatgagctaaataatattatttgatattttacggtaatgtgttaataatttcacacataagtcgctcctgagtataagtcgcacccccggccaaactatgaaaaaaactgcgacttatagtccgaaaaatatggtatatttctcgtccctgaatcgtatcggctACCACAAATTTGGAATCTAatcgaatcgttacacccctaatgactAACCTTGctgaaaaataatacattacctGATGTGGGGCTCTCCTGTCCAACGTCCTCTGTTATGTTCTATCACAAGAGATGTGTGTTAGCAAGCACGCACATAAACACCAAAAAAAGCCcattatgttaaacatgcatttaCCAGCCTGTGCAACGTGTGGTGAATCTTATGGATGCTGGCCAGTGTAGTCAAGTGGGAATTGAGCTGAAAATCTGCACGCACAAAATACAAGGACGTCAATTTAATGAGCAGTAGGCTTATAAGCAAGCAACAAACGAGGCCAAGCAGCATTCTTGTGCCCACAACCCCATAGCTGGCGCACGGAGCTCATCCGTATGGCGGCTAAAGTAAAAGGCTGCACGACGGTGACATCACCGCGTCGTCAAAACTACTGAGACGTCCGTCGTGGCGCGGCAATCAGGAATCATTTCCGTGTCAACAGATGTGACTACTTAGTTTTAGAGAGCCACACAGTGATGTCTTACACGAATGAGGGAGTGACTGTTGACGTGACTCGACAGTAAAACTCACCCCCCTCtccaaaaaagtgtttatttGAACATGCATGCAAAGCTTGTCGTCAAATGATCATCTGTGCATTCGGAAGCCGCCATCAACCTGGCTCGATGTCATTCCCGCacacgccaaaaaaaaaaaagaagccagcTAGCACTAGCTGCACACCTAAAATAGCAGTGCAAGACGCGCAACTTGCCCGGAGTTTACAAAGTATCAAAGCGAGGTGTGCTGTTGGGATTTGTAGTCCATTTCCGCCTCGGGATCCGCGGAAAGCACCGCTCGGCTTCCGGACGCCGAACTACAACTCCCAAGCTTCGAGGGGGGCGAAAAAGTCAAGCGTTTCTTTGCGAGCCATCTGCCCCCAACATTTTGCCTCAACTGATTGCAAGCGTTtttgaacatttatttaaaaaaattaataatgtcGATTGAATGTCACCTGGCAAGTTCGCATGCTCACGCAGGAGTGTGGTTGCAAAAATGGTGCAGGGGGCGCTTGGCTAATACAGCAAAGCGGGGCAAAACCAAAGATGTTAACTCAACTGCGTCACAATTTTCACTCTCTAAATCCACGCAGTGGCCCACAAATCGGAGCCATTCCCACAGTGGGAACGTCCCGCTGCTCAAATAAGAGTCGAGACGCCTCGCTAGGTGGTCAGTGAAGATGTTACGATCGCAACGCAGACAGATTAGCATTGTTCGAGCTCCGCGTTTTTAAACAAACATCGGCTGCAATCGAGTCGGCAACACTGTGACGTTGCACATAAGCCTAACTTCGCCGTGAGTGCGGAGACGATTCGGAGCCATTGTTTGTCAAATATAAGTCGAATTAGACACTCTACGCGGTCTTTGTTGTCAGTGGCAAATACAAAGAGACCGCCATAATGGCACGGAACTCATCAAATCCTGCAGAGATAAGCAAACGCAGCTTTGTAATGTCTATTTCTAACCATATTGGAAAGGCTTGATAGAGTGAATAATAGACCCTAAACGTTACTACTTACTGGCAGCATCAGAGTGCATCTTTATGAAACATACAACTGTCTGTGGGAAGTCCGCAGACCGGCCAATGGGCGGAGCTTCTCCTCATAAACCGCGCCCACAGGCCCATGATTGAAATCAGGTCCGCGTGACTTCCGCCTGCGCTCTGTTTCATTCGCTGCTCGAGCTGTCTCGTCAAAATGTCCGGAAGCAAACTTCCCAAGACCACGCCTACGCGCGAATGCGATTGGCCAGTTCATTCATCGGTTTACTTTTGTTAATAAAAAAAGAGTCAATCGGGCAGTATTTCCTCGTGTGCGCGTGAAACCAGCCAACAGCGTAATGTGATTGGTCAGTGCAGTCACATGACGACCACCCACCCGGAGCTGTCTGTGGATTGTGGTGGTGCTGCGTTCGAGGACGTGAAGTAACGCCCAGAACACCGTATTACATACCTGAGATCTTCAACGTCGTTTTGAAAACAATTCCACTGTTCGGTATTTTCAACCAAGTAAATATGTGTTGTGTAACACGTAAACGTAACACGGAATAAATGCTAATGATAAATTCAACCTTTGTTAATTTGGATACTTCAATTTCAGACAGTACTATTGTTCTATAATTGGGTACTTATCAAAGTTATTGTGAACAATAAAAAACGTAAGAATGATTTAAAATTGATTTTACGATCATTTTCTGACTCTTGAGAAAATACAAACTAGTAAATTGTAAGGAAAATACTGTACTATCTATATATTGATATTGCTAATAATTTGTTATTTCAAGTCCTAAAGCTCTTCCAGCTAAATATATTCAATATCTACCTGGACAATGTAACTTTTATGCACCTtatcaaaaataatatatttagcaaTAAAAACGTATGTTAACTCAACATGGGTAAAAATTTgagatgataaatgctttaaaatgtaatatcggaaattatctgtatcggttttttttttattatcggtatcgttttttttttttgtttttttttttaaaaattaaatcgacgtaaaaaaacacaagatacacttacaattagtgcaccaacccaaaaaaacctcattcacactcattcacacaaaagggttgtttctttctgttattaatattctggttcctacattatatatcaatatactgtatatgaatacagtctgcaagggatacagtccgataagcacacatgattgtgcgtgctgctggtccactaatagtactaacctttaccaattaatttgactcattttcattaattactagtttctgtgtaactgtttttatattgttttactttcttttttattcaagaaaatgtttttaatttatttatcttattttataatttttttttaaaaaggaccttatgatcaccatacctggttgtccaaattaggcatagtaatgtgttaattccacgactgtatatatcagtatcggttgatatctgtatcagtaattaagagttggacaatatcggaatatcggatatcggcaaaaagccattatcggacatccctagtaaaaataGTAATAGCTTAATTCAAAATGggtaaaaataataacaacttaGCTTAATTCAACATAAATCATATAGTTATAAAAAGTGTAACCTGAATATTATTGCCTCAAGCATTTTAACAGTGATTTGCAATTGCTAAGTTCTACtgtgtatcaaacaaaaacttgtccCTGAGCTTCAGAACTAATAGCCTTGAATACATCTGTTGGCTGTGActgcatttatgtacagtatataagaaTATGTCATTTAGTTCAGAGACTGTGTTGGACCTTTGACTACTTCAGTCATTAATAGGTGAGGCCTTTTGTTTACTCAAGCGGGTGGAGACAAAAAGAGTAACCAGGGAGGGGCATTTACCATAGATAGGGGCGAGACACATGGTGGGGTAAAGTGTACTAAGCCTGCCATAGGAAAGTACTAATAGCAAAAAAATAGAAATCATTTCTAAACCATGAGTTCTGAAGCAAGCCGGGGAAAAGAAAATGCAGTTGGTTCAGTTTCAGCAAACAAGGAGTGGAAGGTGAGTTTTGAAACATGCATGCAGTACACCCAAGCTGTTGTGCACCAAACCTAACCGTCGAGTGCGACTTCTTTGCGCAGTGCCCCTTGGGGGATGGACACATCCACGGCGAAGACGTGAGAAAGGTTTGGAAAGAGTGCCAAGAGCAAAGTTTCTGGTACAGAGGTACGCAAATCACTTTTAACAGCAAATTCCAACGCGATTGCACGAGATGCAGAAGCGGTCATGCTGAACTCATCCATCAAGAAAATGTGTTGGCATTCTTTCTTTTGCGTCCAAGCTTGGAAAACAATTCCATAAGGAGACACGTTGCAACAAGATAGCTATTAGTACGCCTTTTGATTACTGCTTGATTGAAGCACACATGGCGCATGATCTTTGGCCTCATGTTAAGATATAGCAAGTTTAAGCATGCATTCAATTTCTTTCTGCAGACCGCAACAAATATCAAAGCTTTTAGTGTATACAACTCACATGATGTTGTCCCTTGTTTTTTCCATAGCTCTTCCCTTCTGTTTGGGCAGCATGGCCATCACTGGGGCTCTCATCTACACTGGTAAAAACACATTAGCACCAATTAGTCACAATGACATCGCTTTCACCAATACATTGTATCTCTTTCTGCAGATATTTGGAAAAAGTCAAAGCGATTTGGTCCCTTTCCAAAACTAGCAGGTACGTGACTTCTGTTATGAGGCAGTCTCTTCCTTTAAATGCATAATTTCAGTGATTATGTTTGCCACTTCTTTTAAATGCGTAATTTCAGTGATTATGTTTGCCAGTGGCTGGAATCCTCGGTTATGCAGTGGGTAAAGCGTCTTATGTGAGCACCTGTCGTCGCAAGTTCCAAGAGCTTGGGATTGGACCGACGTTTGGACCTTGGGCCGGTCCTGGACGCAGATCCTGTCAACATGTGTGTGAAGAGTGTAAGAAAAAATCAGGAGCTACACCAGCAGAGTAAAAGAAAATGCAAGAAGTGCATTTGCCATCTCTCTGTATTTAAAGGAAGATTGCAAATGTAGTTACAAAACTTGAAGATATGCAACACAAAATGTacacaaaatgtgtgtgtattctaCATTTTTAGCTTTACTAAAGAGTTCTCAATAAGGGCATGGGATGCTGCTTAAATACAATACTTCATGACTCTCAAATACCAAATTAAGACTCGGTGTGATTTTTTATTGGTGTTTCATTAAAAGAAATACTGTATTTGATCTTTCgtataaatactgtatgttgttttTAAGTGTTGTGGTGCATTTGTATTGTGTTTACATTAGTGGTCAATGAATACAAAACTAGATATAATGTCATAAGTTTATTTAGTTTAATTAAGGTAATTCGCATTTTAATCATGTTTTCATTTAGGTCATTTCTACTTGTTGACCTTATCCTCATAACGCCAAaacgtatcataagtgatacatacgTTTTTTAGCCATCTACATCAGTGTAATTAGTTTTTTCCTAAAATACCTGGTGTATCAGATCAGATGCATGCATTAAACGTATAATTTACGTGAGGGCAGTAATTAACTAATTAGGGGACTGTTCAGTGATCCTGCAAGATTGGCACAAAAAAAGACACTACAAACACTTGATTTGTTAAGAGAAACTttgccagatttttttttactaacacaTCAGTATGAACAGTTAATCCGTTGATGCAATGCAAAATTACCTAATAATTCATAATATATGTTATAGCTAATctgttgaaaatgtgtgtatcaaattTGAAACAGCTGGTATACAAGGTAATGTGAATCTATAAATTAGTCAATTGACATTTTATTGCATTTCATGCATCATAATTACCATTGAGCAACATACAGTTTTCAGACTttacaaataaacaaatataatgtTTACATTAAACAATATGGTATATTTAGAGGTAAAATCTATATAACCAATATGCTAGATTGTTTTGTGGTGATTACTCCGTGTGTGTTGCAATAATCAATTATAGCTTCCTGATTTTTATGAGAAACAAAATCATattaaaaatacataatgttaattttattagatggcaaatattcaaaacattaaaaaacctataaaagtgattaaaaaaaaaaacttgaattcaaGTGATATGGAGCAGCTGGGGGAAGATGAAGACAAATGTCCTTTTTATGTTTGGAAAtaacattaccatatttttcggattataaatcgcagtttttttcatagtttggccgggggtgcgacttatactctggagcgatttatgtgggaaattattaacatccatatattcatccatccatgcatccatccatcttcttccgcttatccgaggtcgggtcgcgggggcagcagcctaagcagggaagcccagacttccctctccccagccacttcgtccagctcttcccgggggatcccgaggcgttcccaggccagccgggaaacatagtcttcccaacgtgtcctgggtcttccccgtggcctcggtcggacgtgccctaaacacctccctaggaaggcgttcgggtggcatcctgaccagatgcccgaaccacctcatctggctcctctcgatgtggaggagcagctgctttactttgagctccccccgaatggcagagcttctcaccctatctctaagggagagacccgccacccggcggaggaaactcatttcggccgcttgtacccgtgttcttgtcctttcggttataacccaaagctcataggtgaacgtagatcgaccggtaaattgagagctttgccttccggctcagctccttcttcaccacaacggatcgatacagcgtccgcattactgaagacgctgcaccgatccgcctgtcgatctcacgatccactcttccctcactcgtgaacaagactcctgggtacttgaactcctccacttggggcagactctcctccgcaacccggagatggcactccacccttttccgggcgagaaccatggactcggacttggaggtgctgattctcatcccagtcgcttcacactcagctgcaaaccgatccagtgagagctgaagatcctggccagatgaagccatcaggaccacatcatctgcaaaaagcagagacctaatcctgcagccaccaaaccggatcccctcaacgccttgactgcgcctagaaattctgtccataaaagttatgaacagaatcggtgacaaagggcagccttggcggagtccaaccctcactggaaacgtgtccgacttacttaATGCAGACCAAGCTTAgacaattattaacacattaccgtaaaatatcaaataatattatttatctcattcacgtaagagactaggcgtatatcagcaatcgtcacacacacacacgtcaaccgttatttatgcttcatataacatacacttattcagcctgttgttcactattctttatttattttaaattgcctttcaaatgtctattcttggtgttggattttatcaaatacatttcccccaaaaaatgcaacttatactctagtgcgacttatatgttttttttcccttcttaattatgcattttcggcaagtgcgatttataatccgaaaaatacggtacacatattTCTGTGTTGCATTGTGTTTTGGTTGTACAAGTGAGATAAAAAATATTATGTGACCGGTTGTGTCAAATATGATGAAAAATGAAAATCATACATGGAAATtgatttttgtaaaataaaatgatttgtTCAGAAGGACCAATAAAAGCTCCGGTTTCAAATGATTGGAATTTTCTGTCAATGATTTAGTGGTTCAGGGTGACTATGATGTATGTTTTTACATAACCGTACGTTATCTTCAGCAAATCATTTCAGCAAAGACAATGTCTCTTATTAAGGCAGTATTGACGTCACAAATACGTAGACCAAGGTACTCCGTTAGATGGCAGCACTGTGATGCTATCGATGTTATCTCCCGCTACGTAGAAAACGAAGAAGAACAAAGCGGACGTTAGCAGCACCAAGAAGCCGAGATAGGGGAGAGCTAGCTAACACTACTGTAGTCTACACATTTCATTGCTGATTTTGTACTTATTTCAACGCATACGTGACGTGTGATCAATAATTACAATCAAACATTGTTGGCGTTCTTAAGTTAGCCTTTTTTAGTGTGCTTGTGTTGCTAGCCGCCGAGGTTAGCCACGCGTCGCTAAGCAGTGAAAGCAGATACCTTTTGTGATTGTGTGCAAAATGTGCAAAGTCCAAAAGCTGCGAGTGTTGATGGAGCAGCGACTCAATGCTGCCGTGGAAGAAATATGTGCACTGTTGGAAAGAACCATGgcggagtacgaggaggaactttctcggACAAAAGAGGAGAAAGAGCGGCAAAGCCAAGTACTGGAGCCTCTTCCGCAACCTTGTGTAGACAACGCAGGTTTGTTTATGTCTTCGATGTTCGAGTTCTACACATGAAGATTGTTTTTTGCGATTTAGGTATGGCAACACTACTGGGACAAAATACATTCATATTGCTTTACAGGGCGTAGGTCTTTAATACAAGGGTTTCCAAACGTGTCATACCGAGTGCCGCAAACCGAAAAATCAAAGCAATGCGGGGATCATttgtatatttttcattttcatatccAATACAAtgggtttttgtgtgtgtgtgtgtgtgtgtgtatatatatatatatacatccatccatttctactgcttgtcccttatggggtggcggggggtagAGACGTccgtatcggccgataaatgctttaaaatgtaatatcggaaattatcgttatcgggttttttaaaattatcattatcggttttttatttttttattaaatcaacataaaaaacacaagatacacttacaattagtgcaccaacccaaaaaacctccctcccccatttacactcattcacacaaaagggttgtttctttctgttattaatattctggttcctacattatatatcaatatatatcaatacagtctgcaagggatacagtccgtaagcacacatgattgtgcgtggtgctggtccactaatagtactaacctttaaataaataatgataaatgggttatacttgtatagcgcttttctaccttcaaggtactcaaagcgctttgacagtatttccacattcacccattcacacacacattcacacactgatggagggagctgccatgcaaggcgctaccagcacccatcaggagcaagggtgaagtgtcttgcccaaggacacaacggatgtgactaggatggtagaaggtggggattgaaccccagtaaccagcaaccctccgattgctggcacggccactctaccaacttcgccacgccgtccccgttaacagttaattttactcatttcattaattactagtttcaatgtaactgtttttatattgttttactttgttttttattcaagaaaatgtttttaatttatttatcttattttattttattctttttttaaaaaaaggaccttatcttcaccatacctggttgtccaaattaggcataataatgtgttaattccacgactgtatatatcggtatcagtaattaagagttggacaatatcggaatgcaaaaaagccattatcggacatccctagcggggggtgctggggcctatctcagctgcatt from Entelurus aequoreus isolate RoL-2023_Sb linkage group LG27, RoL_Eaeq_v1.1, whole genome shotgun sequence includes the following:
- the ociad2 gene encoding OCIA domain-containing protein 2, producing MSSEASRGKENAVGSVSANKEWKCPLGDGHIHGEDVRKVWKECQEQSFWYRALPFCLGSMAITGALIYTDIWKKSKRFGPFPKLAVAGILGYAVGKASYVSTCRRKFQELGIGPTFGPWAGPGRRSCQHVCEECKKKSGATPAE